The DNA window CTTGCCCGGTTCGAGTTTATGCTTTTTCTCTTCGGCCTTGGTATTGGTTTTAAAGGCGGTGGTCAGTGTGAGCAGGCAGGCTCCGCCGCCTGCTGCCGTACCGACAGCGAGTATGTTGCGTCGTTTCATTAATTTCCCCATGTTATCAGTTGTTGTGCTGCACCCCGTGTTACGCAGCGAAAATACAAAGAAATAACGACGCTGATGAAGCAGGCCGGACAGTCCGGTTTATAATCTGTATGTTGAGAAGATTGGCAAGGGGGCTGCGGGTGCGTATAGTTCGAGTTTTCATTTTAAGGAGAAATTATGAGCAAAGAATTGGAAGAAGGATTTGAATTGGCGCTGGACTGGAACAAACTGGAAAAGGCGGTTGAAGGAACAAAAGGAATTATTCCTGTGGCTGTGCAGAATGCAGATACAAAGGAAGTGATTCTGGTGGCCTATATCAATCAGCTTGCGTTTGAGGAATCACTCAAGCGAAAGATGCTGGTGCTGTGGAGCTCGTCGCGTCAGGAACTTTGGGTTAAAGGGCTGACTTCCGGAGAAACCTTTGAGCTGCTGGAAGCCTATGTGAACTGTGAGCAGAATTCATTGCTCTTCATTGTGCGCCCGAATCGCGGCGGTATCTGTCACACCAAGAATTCCAAAGGTGAGCCGCGCAACTGCTATTACCGCAAAATTGATCTGGATAATCCGACGAAGCTTGAAAATATGGACCCGTAAAACGGGGGTCTCATCAACCTTTAAAACCCGGAACCTTAGATTTTTATGAAAATTAAAATTAATGACTTGATGGCAAAGAGCGGTGTGAAATTCGGCACCAGCGGCGCGCGCGGCCTGGCGGTGGAGATGACCGATCAGGTCTGCTATGCCTACACCAAGGGGTTT is part of the Pontiella agarivorans genome and encodes:
- a CDS encoding phosphoribosyl-AMP cyclohydrolase, with translation MSKELEEGFELALDWNKLEKAVEGTKGIIPVAVQNADTKEVILVAYINQLAFEESLKRKMLVLWSSSRQELWVKGLTSGETFELLEAYVNCEQNSLLFIVRPNRGGICHTKNSKGEPRNCYYRKIDLDNPTKLENMDP